One Pseudomonas fluorescens genomic region harbors:
- a CDS encoding DUF2288 domain-containing protein produces MNQEPSTLYAKLLGETASITWKELEPFFAKGALLWVDPTLDLIAAAEAVASDDGDKVAAWLAEDKVAKLSETRALDIFERDPALWAVVVSPWILIQERAATSSDAP; encoded by the coding sequence ATGAATCAAGAACCTAGCACCCTCTATGCCAAGCTGCTTGGTGAAACCGCATCTATCACCTGGAAAGAGCTCGAGCCGTTCTTTGCCAAGGGTGCCCTATTGTGGGTCGACCCTACGCTGGATCTGATCGCCGCCGCCGAGGCCGTGGCATCGGATGATGGCGATAAAGTGGCCGCCTGGCTGGCTGAAGATAAGGTCGCCAAGCTGTCTGAAACGCGGGCGCTGGATATTTTCGAACGCGATCCGGCATTGTGGGCCGTGGTGGTTTCGCCGTGGATTCTGATCCAGGAAAGGGCGGCGACTTCGAGCGATGCACCTTGA